The genomic interval CCGAGACCACGAAGGTCAGCATCAGGAGCAGCCAGACGGCGACGGCCAGGGCGGGCGCGCGGTGCGGCCAGGGCGCGCGGGCCAGGAAGCGGGGCACGACAGCGCCGACGAGCAGCGCGTAGCCCGCCAGGAGGGCGGAGGTGATCACGACTCGGTCCGGCGCTTGGCGGCGCGGAGCGCGGCGCGCAGTGCCTCCACCTCGTCGGGCGAGATCTGCTCGACGAAGCTCGCCATCACTCCGGCCGTGTCGGGGCTGCCCTCCAGGGCGTCCTGCATCCGCGCGGCCGTGTACTGCTGCCGGGTGCAGGTCGGTCGGTAGAGCCAGGCCCGGCCGTCCTTCTCGCGGGTCAGCATGCCCTTGCCGTAGAGGATGTCGGCGACGGTCTTGACGGTGCTGTACGCGAGGGGCCGCTGTTTGTTCAGGTCGTTGAGCACCTCGCGCGCGGTGGCGGGGCGGCCCCAGGACCACAGGCGGTCCATGATCTCGGCCTCCAGCTCACCCAACTGACGCACGCCCGCTCCCTTCGACACCGGCGGCCGCACCGTCGGGCCGCGGTCCCCCCATCGTAGCGGCGGGACCACCGGGCCCCGGGCGCCGAGGCCCGCCTCCGTGCCGGCGCCGGCGCCGGTGGACGCGGGCGCCGTGGACCGCTCCGGGAGGTGGCGGTGAGACGTGAGCGGA from Streptomyces showdoensis carries:
- a CDS encoding BlaI/MecI/CopY family transcriptional regulator — protein: MRQLGELEAEIMDRLWSWGRPATAREVLNDLNKQRPLAYSTVKTVADILYGKGMLTREKDGRAWLYRPTCTRQQYTAARMQDALEGSPDTAGVMASFVEQISPDEVEALRAALRAAKRRTES